One window of bacterium genomic DNA carries:
- a CDS encoding MoxR family ATPase yields the protein MADQIKESADLQAVEKLKDARTRIKAEIGKVIIGQDRVVDELLIALLSNGHCLLVGVPGLAKTLLISTLARVLDLKFSRIQFTPDLMPSDITGTEILEENKSTGQREFKFVKGPVFANIVLADEINRTPPKTQAALLQAMQEHEVTASGHTFKLDEPFFVLATQNPIEQEGTYPLPEAQLDRFMFNIHVDYPSYEEEHAIVKSTTAVMRQDVGKIMSGSEIQQLQQLVRKVPVSDHVIDYAIKLVRATRRTEGQVRDYIANWVTWGAGPRASQYLILGAKTNAILSGRYTPSIEDVQYVAKPVLRHRIVTSFNAEADGVDALQIIDKLLVDVKEK from the coding sequence ATGGCAGATCAGATCAAAGAGTCCGCAGATTTACAGGCGGTAGAAAAGCTCAAGGACGCGCGGACGAGAATCAAGGCGGAGATCGGCAAGGTCATTATCGGACAGGATCGTGTCGTTGATGAGCTATTGATCGCCTTGCTTTCCAACGGGCATTGCCTCTTAGTGGGAGTTCCGGGACTGGCAAAAACACTCCTGATTTCAACTCTTGCTCGCGTGCTTGATCTGAAGTTCTCGCGTATCCAGTTCACGCCTGACCTAATGCCATCCGACATAACCGGCACTGAAATATTGGAAGAAAACAAGTCGACCGGTCAGCGCGAATTTAAGTTTGTGAAAGGGCCGGTTTTCGCCAACATCGTTCTTGCTGACGAGATAAACCGTACGCCTCCCAAAACACAGGCGGCGTTGCTTCAGGCAATGCAAGAGCACGAAGTGACAGCATCGGGCCATACATTTAAGTTGGATGAGCCGTTCTTTGTGTTGGCAACGCAGAATCCGATCGAGCAAGAAGGTACTTATCCGCTGCCGGAAGCACAGCTTGACCGCTTCATGTTCAATATCCACGTTGACTATCCTTCGTACGAGGAAGAGCACGCCATAGTTAAATCGACAACTGCGGTGATGCGTCAGGATGTCGGCAAGATCATGAGCGGGAGCGAAATTCAGCAACTTCAGCAATTAGTGCGCAAAGTGCCGGTATCGGATCATGTCATTGATTATGCGATAAAGTTAGTTCGTGCCACACGCCGCACCGAAGGCCAAGTCCGCGATTACATCGCGAATTGGGTAACCTGGGGTGCTGGCCCACGTGCTTCGCAGTACCTGATCTTGGGCGCCAAGACCAACGCCATTTTGAGCGGCCGATACACGCCGTCAATTGAGGATGTCCAATACGTTGCCAAACCGGTCCTGCGCCACCGAATTGTGACGTCGTTCAATGCGGAGGCTGATGGCGTCGATGCATTGCAGATTATTGACAAGCTGTTGGTCGACGTAAAAGAGAAATAG
- a CDS encoding polymer-forming cytoskeletal protein, translating to MAENLSTIIGKDSVFTGTLEVKGTLRVDGKLKGKVVSDETVSIGATGEVEADIEAKVVVVAGTVVGNIHSSEKTEMQAKAKVVGDLVTKSIVIEQGAIFHGSCQMKGLKEFEQKPDNKMVDKKPQL from the coding sequence ATGGCAGAAAATCTGAGCACCATCATCGGAAAAGATAGTGTTTTCACAGGCACATTGGAAGTCAAGGGCACACTTCGCGTCGATGGCAAGTTAAAAGGCAAGGTAGTATCGGATGAAACAGTCTCGATTGGCGCCACCGGCGAGGTTGAGGCAGACATTGAAGCCAAAGTTGTCGTTGTTGCCGGTACCGTTGTCGGAAACATCCATTCATCAGAAAAAACCGAAATGCAGGCTAAAGCCAAGGTAGTTGGCGACTTAGTGACAAAAAGCATCGTAATCGAGCAAGGCGCGATATTTCATGGCTCCTGTCAGATGAAAGGCCTAAAAGAATTCGAACAAAAACCCGATAATAAAATGGTAGATAAGAAGCCACAGCTCTAA
- a CDS encoding M23 family metallopeptidase — MSSLGQQITLMLIFETGKQPVTIKFTRLLYYIVLGVVGLLVVVSIIGTFTYARLIIHSNEREELVRENEELRRLNSKIVLLESNLQVYRNMLGQVATLAGIDLAQYGMEAPEVGAIITDSTTMVQEPTLITDPVDTFQGPVGTPKGLPVQGFVSRTFRPTADNPKTRHLGIDLAVKRGTRVMATADGEVAFAGWDDAFGWKVVLKHQNSVETMYGHNDTLLVATGQQVRYGQTIALSGSTGVSTAPHVHYEVRVDGLPVDPEEYYGKNNNSQSH; from the coding sequence ATGTCAAGTCTTGGACAACAAATTACATTGATGTTGATATTCGAGACCGGCAAACAACCGGTAACGATCAAGTTTACCCGACTTCTCTATTACATAGTATTGGGTGTTGTCGGATTGCTGGTTGTTGTCTCGATAATAGGAACGTTTACTTATGCGAGGCTGATCATCCATTCCAATGAACGCGAGGAGCTGGTGCGGGAGAATGAAGAATTGCGCCGGCTGAATTCAAAGATCGTCTTGCTGGAAAGCAATCTGCAAGTTTATCGCAATATGCTTGGGCAAGTTGCGACTTTGGCAGGAATCGATTTGGCACAGTATGGCATGGAGGCACCGGAAGTTGGGGCCATTATCACTGATTCAACCACCATGGTTCAGGAACCGACTCTGATTACGGATCCAGTAGATACTTTCCAAGGACCTGTCGGCACGCCGAAGGGATTGCCAGTACAGGGTTTTGTCTCGCGTACGTTTCGGCCCACGGCGGACAATCCTAAGACGCGACACCTCGGTATTGACTTAGCGGTCAAACGCGGAACTCGCGTAATGGCAACTGCAGATGGCGAAGTCGCTTTTGCCGGATGGGACGACGCTTTCGGCTGGAAGGTAGTATTGAAACATCAAAATAGTGTCGAAACAATGTATGGACACAACGACACATTACTGGTAGCAACCGGTCAACAAGTGCGATACGGCCAGACGATTGCATTGTCGGGCAGTACTGGAGTCAGCACGGCGCCGCACGTCCACTATGAAGTGCGAGTTGACGGTTTACCGGTGGATCCGGAAGAATATTATGGTAAAAACAATAATTCCCAATCTCATTAA
- a CDS encoding ParB/RepB/Spo0J family partition protein, translated as MKKPALGKGLSALIPTAPAVPIATPVAVEPEHGDRFQMISLDQLVANPNQPRKFFAEEKLSQLADSIAQKGVLQPILVRPVGGKYQIVAGERRFRAAERLGLAEVPARIVEELSDRDMLEISIVENLQRDDLNPLELAEGYQRLVNEFNLTQSELSTRVGKDRSSVANTLRLLNLPPEVKEKIAAGQLKEGHARAILALEDEKEQLELARKIIEEDLTVRAIEEIIYGGQRKKRGRSLKLKTRPIEISQAETALKRRLGTAVTIQRGLKRGKISIQFYGDSDLTRILELLGVEL; from the coding sequence ATGAAAAAACCGGCGCTGGGAAAAGGCCTGTCGGCACTGATCCCAACGGCTCCGGCCGTTCCAATCGCGACCCCGGTCGCAGTTGAACCGGAGCATGGCGATAGATTTCAGATGATTTCGTTGGATCAGCTGGTGGCAAATCCGAATCAGCCGCGAAAATTCTTTGCTGAAGAGAAGCTGAGTCAGCTGGCAGATTCGATAGCGCAGAAAGGCGTACTCCAGCCGATTCTTGTCCGTCCGGTCGGAGGAAAATACCAGATCGTTGCCGGTGAGCGACGCTTCCGTGCTGCTGAACGACTGGGATTGGCCGAGGTACCGGCGCGCATTGTTGAGGAATTGAGCGACCGCGATATGCTGGAAATCTCGATCGTAGAGAATCTCCAGCGAGATGACTTGAATCCGCTGGAATTGGCGGAAGGTTATCAACGACTGGTCAATGAATTCAACCTGACGCAATCGGAGTTGTCAACTCGCGTCGGTAAGGACCGATCATCAGTTGCCAATACCCTGCGGCTTCTAAATCTGCCGCCTGAAGTCAAAGAGAAGATTGCTGCAGGACAGTTGAAAGAAGGGCACGCTCGAGCGATTCTGGCACTGGAAGATGAAAAAGAGCAGCTGGAGTTGGCTCGTAAGATCATAGAAGAGGATCTCACGGTACGCGCAATCGAGGAAATCATCTATGGCGGCCAGCGCAAGAAACGCGGCAGAAGCTTGAAGCTTAAGACGCGCCCCATTGAGATTTCGCAGGCTGAAACTGCGCTTAAACGGAGATTGGGAACAGCGGTGACAATACAGCGCGGGCTCAAGCGCGGAAAAATATCGATACAATTTTACGGAGATTCGGATTTAACGCGCATTCTTGAGTTGTTAGGGGTAGAACTATAA
- a CDS encoding ParA family protein has translation MAKIFAVVNQKGGVGKTTTAINLSACIAIAEKSTLLVDLDPQSNATSGMGIDKKNLAVSVYDLLSDNKSVEEVVLKTNIKYLDIIPANINLVAAELEMVERNNRETILRDKLSAIRDYYDYIVIDCPPSLGLLTLNALVAADHLLIPIQAEYYALEGLSQLINTIGLVQQNLNQKLTIGGILITMFDPRLNLARQVMEETRNHFKDKVFTTIINRNVRLGEAPSFGKPIILYDIGSTGAENYISLTEEVLRI, from the coding sequence CTGGCCAAGATCTTCGCAGTTGTCAATCAAAAAGGTGGAGTGGGCAAAACGACCACAGCCATCAATCTTTCTGCTTGTATTGCCATTGCCGAAAAGTCGACTCTGCTTGTCGATCTTGACCCGCAATCCAATGCGACTTCGGGAATGGGTATCGACAAGAAGAATCTGGCGGTCTCAGTCTATGATCTACTTAGCGACAACAAGAGTGTTGAAGAGGTCGTGCTCAAGACCAACATCAAGTATCTCGACATCATCCCTGCGAACATCAATCTGGTGGCCGCAGAGCTGGAGATGGTGGAGCGCAACAATCGCGAGACGATTCTGCGCGACAAGCTATCCGCAATCAGGGACTATTACGACTATATTGTAATTGACTGCCCACCATCATTAGGACTCCTAACATTAAATGCATTGGTGGCGGCCGACCATTTGTTGATTCCGATTCAGGCGGAGTATTATGCACTCGAGGGGCTGAGCCAGTTGATCAACACAATCGGATTGGTGCAGCAGAACCTGAATCAGAAACTGACGATTGGTGGAATCTTGATCACGATGTTCGATCCGCGCCTCAACCTGGCTCGACAAGTGATGGAAGAAACGCGTAATCATTTCAAAGACAAAGTCTTTACTACGATAATTAACCGCAATGTCCGCCTGGGCGAGGCACCTTCATTCGGAAAACCGATTATCCTATACGATATTGGTTCGACCGGTGCAGAGAACTACATCTCGCTGACGGAGGAGGTCTTACGGATATGA
- the rsmG gene encoding 16S rRNA (guanine(527)-N(7))-methyltransferase RsmG — protein sequence MSPRHAYSDLLKLLSLGNAAVESQIVIFRDYLIEVNQHVNLVSRNKTEFVIGDLIYDSLAMLPLIEYPEGALLLDIGSGAGFPWIIHKIVRPDLRIVTVDSNQRKIEFQKSAARRLGFTDCQFLWKRVEEVAPIGCDFAIAKAFGSLELICALALPHIKPSGKLILPRIAGEAASSEYAGFKIENSQEYQSSSSGRISNLITLKKI from the coding sequence ATGAGCCCCCGCCACGCATACTCTGACCTTCTGAAGCTACTCTCACTCGGGAATGCGGCAGTCGAGTCGCAGATTGTGATTTTCCGAGACTACCTCATCGAAGTCAACCAGCACGTCAATTTAGTCTCCAGAAATAAGACCGAGTTCGTCATTGGGGATCTCATCTATGATTCACTGGCAATGCTGCCACTGATCGAGTATCCCGAAGGAGCATTGTTGCTCGACATCGGCTCAGGCGCCGGATTCCCTTGGATCATTCACAAAATCGTCCGTCCCGACCTACGGATCGTGACTGTTGATTCCAACCAGCGAAAAATCGAATTCCAGAAGAGCGCCGCTCGCAGACTCGGATTCACTGACTGTCAGTTCCTTTGGAAACGGGTTGAGGAGGTAGCTCCAATTGGATGCGATTTTGCAATTGCCAAGGCCTTTGGCTCGCTGGAACTGATCTGCGCGCTGGCATTGCCACATATCAAGCCTTCAGGTAAGCTCATCCTTCCTCGCATCGCGGGCGAAGCCGCAAGCTCCGAGTACGCTGGATTTAAAATCGAGAACTCCCAGGAATATCAGAGTTCGTCTTCTGGGCGCATTTCAAACCTCATCACTCTCAAGAAAATCTGA
- a CDS encoding carboxypeptidase regulatory-like domain-containing protein, producing MKYSRPFALTVATIVNCIVICSASAIAGIFTGHVYDAATGWPIPCAELIVGNNFISNAITVTTDSAGYYVTPTIADLTDYTVLASAPGYESTTLLMQTPHAGTNVFLNRPDSGFLAETLNQGLVHYQLNDGASHRVGSDVTEFDFPNIDADNALIDSLLASIGTDSAPTEVDSVIWMKCSLVWEWLQTNARYINSYPGDPVVQAAWNYMMSYDDGYPSIEAIAATYIEYGFIVWGTCMSRAHILTTMLYKVGLSRDRVAIAETRWQLRYSQHMYSVVWLANRWLYFDPSSIGATFPPFSEFRSVPTGASGYMDYCHPYELMLIPGSSISAVPDIMNRQHNSDNAVIAAPPQGTHVITENVIVTGVSGNPIIIEVTLNGAVIPVTDGSFTAVVPLSIGTNLVVATVKDNGVPFSDTIIVVRTKPDCDSDGTVDLDDNCPTIANPDQPDENGDGVGDHCDGKIHCYQNAPPAGYRGVPYSYKMTSVGGTPPLSWTHTSGNLPPGCKFNGGSLGTITGIPSQSGEYSFAIAVFDSHIPAKSDTVSLTIQINNPPFVCGDADGSSIVTISDAVYLISYIFAGGSAPDPLLSGDADCSDAITISDAVYLINYIFGGGTAPCSACP from the coding sequence GTGAAATACTCAAGACCGTTTGCATTGACCGTTGCGACTATAGTGAACTGCATAGTGATTTGCTCTGCATCTGCAATCGCCGGTATCTTTACTGGCCACGTCTATGATGCCGCCACCGGTTGGCCGATCCCTTGTGCCGAGTTAATCGTTGGAAACAACTTCATTTCAAATGCAATCACTGTTACTACTGATTCTGCAGGCTATTATGTAACACCAACCATCGCTGATCTGACCGACTACACCGTGCTCGCTTCGGCTCCAGGATATGAGTCTACAACTTTGCTGATGCAGACTCCACATGCCGGAACCAACGTCTTCTTGAACAGGCCTGATTCTGGATTTCTTGCGGAGACACTGAATCAAGGATTGGTGCACTACCAACTTAATGATGGCGCAAGTCACCGCGTTGGCAGTGATGTGACCGAATTTGATTTTCCCAACATTGACGCCGACAATGCGCTGATTGACTCACTGCTCGCTTCAATCGGCACCGATTCCGCGCCTACAGAAGTCGATTCCGTAATCTGGATGAAATGCTCGCTTGTCTGGGAGTGGTTACAGACGAATGCCCGATACATTAACTCCTACCCGGGCGATCCGGTGGTGCAAGCGGCATGGAATTACATGATGAGTTACGATGACGGCTATCCATCAATCGAAGCTATTGCCGCCACCTATATCGAGTACGGGTTCATCGTCTGGGGAACATGCATGAGTCGCGCCCACATTCTTACGACGATGCTCTACAAAGTCGGACTCTCGCGTGACCGCGTTGCTATCGCCGAAACTCGCTGGCAATTGCGCTACAGTCAACACATGTACTCAGTAGTTTGGCTGGCAAACCGGTGGCTTTATTTTGATCCTTCATCTATTGGAGCGACATTCCCGCCGTTCAGCGAGTTTCGTTCGGTCCCGACAGGAGCTTCCGGATACATGGACTACTGTCATCCCTATGAGTTGATGCTAATTCCCGGTTCAAGCATTTCGGCCGTTCCTGACATTATGAACCGCCAACACAACTCAGACAATGCGGTTATCGCCGCGCCTCCGCAAGGTACTCACGTGATTACCGAAAACGTGATTGTTACCGGCGTTTCCGGAAATCCTATTATCATAGAGGTCACTCTCAACGGAGCAGTTATACCCGTGACCGACGGTTCATTCACCGCTGTTGTCCCCCTGTCAATTGGTACTAATCTGGTTGTGGCCACGGTCAAGGATAACGGCGTTCCGTTTTCCGACACGATAATCGTTGTCAGGACGAAGCCTGATTGTGATAGTGATGGAACTGTCGATCTTGATGATAACTGCCCAACAATCGCAAACCCGGATCAGCCGGACGAAAACGGTGACGGTGTCGGCGATCACTGTGACGGCAAAATTCACTGCTATCAGAATGCTCCGCCAGCCGGTTACCGGGGTGTGCCATACTCTTACAAGATGACTTCGGTGGGTGGAACCCCACCATTAAGTTGGACTCACACAAGCGGCAATCTTCCACCCGGCTGCAAGTTTAATGGTGGCTCACTCGGAACAATCACCGGCATTCCCAGCCAATCCGGGGAGTACAGTTTCGCTATTGCAGTCTTCGATTCACACATTCCAGCCAAATCCGACACGGTAAGCCTGACCATTCAAATCAACAACCCGCCGTTTGTTTGCGGCGATGCCGATGGCTCAAGCATCGTCACCATTTCCGACGCAGTCTATTTGATCAGCTACATCTTTGCGGGTGGATCCGCTCCCGATCCACTGTTGTCGGGTGATGCAGATTGCAGCGATGCCATTACAATCTCAGATGCTGTGTACTTGATTAATTACATTTTCGGTGGTGGTACGGCGCCGTGTTCGGCGTGTCCATAG